The following are from one region of the Fibrobacter sp. genome:
- a CDS encoding septum formation initiator family protein yields MKIKRISKWIFLVLLLFLVFSLFGDQGFIALYKHHQQNRKLSSQIKQSHRVIDSLKTEIERLKNDTVYIEKIAREKLGMARRDEKIYKFIKEDD; encoded by the coding sequence ATGAAAATAAAACGTATAAGTAAATGGATTTTTCTGGTTCTTCTCCTGTTTCTTGTCTTTTCACTTTTCGGGGATCAGGGTTTTATCGCCCTTTACAAGCATCATCAGCAGAACAGGAAACTTTCCTCGCAGATAAAGCAGTCGCACAGGGTGATCGATTCTCTGAAAACGGAGATAGAGAGGCTTAAGAACGATACTGTGTATATCGAAAAGATCGCGAGAGAGAAGCTGGGGATGGCGCGGAGAGACGAGAAGATCTATAAATTTATCAAAGAAGATGATTGA
- the dprA gene encoding DNA-protecting protein DprA → MNSVRGLGPVRIKNLLNRYGTPEKVFEKSKSEITRDGVIPEMCIAHLYDPDLFKNAERQLQWAEKIGVSVITLNDSYYPLYLKEIFAPPPVLYIKGKTSVFSRHAVAVVGTRTPTSYGKSAAISITRELVQQKITVVSGLARGIDSAAHETCINNGGSTVAVLGCGIDKTYPPENRVLAEKIIESGALVSEFPLGTAPEPYNFPRRNRIISGLSAAVLVVEAGEKSGSLITAHYALQQGKDIFAVPGPITSPMSAGTFNLLKEGASPARSGFEIAECLKVITHPIVNFTSCPAPRLPAGLLSDAEREVYEQISSTPVRIDELAGDESRSPGELLGILLNLELKGLIRQCSGQQFVRTD, encoded by the coding sequence TTGAACTCGGTCAGAGGGCTGGGGCCGGTTCGGATCAAAAATCTGCTCAACAGGTACGGAACTCCGGAGAAAGTCTTCGAAAAGAGCAAATCGGAGATTACCAGGGATGGGGTGATACCGGAGATGTGTATCGCGCATCTATACGATCCTGATCTTTTCAAAAACGCAGAGAGGCAGCTTCAGTGGGCGGAAAAAATCGGGGTCTCTGTCATCACCCTGAATGATTCTTATTACCCTCTCTACCTGAAAGAGATTTTTGCCCCTCCGCCGGTGCTCTATATAAAGGGAAAAACATCGGTTTTCTCCAGGCATGCTGTAGCTGTGGTTGGGACCAGAACCCCGACATCTTACGGTAAAAGTGCGGCTATATCGATCACAAGAGAGCTTGTGCAGCAGAAGATCACTGTTGTAAGCGGGCTGGCCAGAGGAATCGACTCAGCGGCGCATGAGACCTGTATAAATAACGGGGGATCGACAGTGGCAGTCCTTGGATGCGGGATAGACAAGACCTATCCTCCTGAAAACCGTGTCCTTGCCGAAAAGATCATTGAATCCGGCGCGCTGGTGTCGGAATTTCCGCTGGGAACCGCGCCTGAGCCCTATAATTTTCCCAGGCGCAACAGGATTATCTCCGGGTTAAGCGCGGCAGTGCTTGTTGTGGAGGCGGGGGAGAAGAGCGGGAGTCTGATCACTGCCCATTATGCTTTACAGCAGGGAAAAGATATCTTTGCGGTCCCGGGTCCGATCACTTCACCGATGAGTGCGGGGACATTTAACCTTCTCAAGGAGGGAGCATCGCCGGCAAGAAGCGGTTTCGAGATCGCGGAGTGTCTGAAGGTGATAACGCATCCCATTGTTAATTTCACCTCATGTCCGGCTCCCCGCCTGCCTGCCGGGCTTCTCTCCGATGCTGAGAGGGAGGTTTATGAGCAAATTTCCAGTACACCGGTTCGTATTGATGAGTTAGCGGGTGATGAGAGCAGGTCACCGGGAGAACTTCTTGGTATTCTTCTTAATCTTGAACTTAAAGGTCTGATCCGTCAATGCAGCGGACAGCAGTTTGTAAGGACTGATTGA